The Acidobacteriota bacterium genome includes the window TCGAAAGCCGAAGGCCCCGGTCTTGAGGCTGCCGAAGAAAACCCCTGCCACCGGAGCTCCGGCGGTTGCGGCGTAAATGGGCAGTTGCGGTTCATCGGGTCTGGGGCCGTCCCAGTCCGAAGGCCGGCACTCGCCGGTCTTGTAGTCCAGAATGACCAGTTCTCCGCTTTCGAGTCGGTCCACGCGGTCGGCGCGGATGTTCATCCGGAGGCCGCCCAGGGTCACCCGCCGCCCCTCTTCCTGTTCGAGCATGGTAAACGCCTGCCGTTGTTTCTCGAGGACGAGCCACTGCCCAATGACGCGTTCCAACCGTTTCTGTTCAATGGCCGCAAACCGTGTATTTCGCAGGATCCGTCGGAATCTGGCAAACTCCCGAATCTCGGAACCGGCCTGGGAGCGCACCAGTTCCGCCAGTTCTTTCTCACCGATCGTCACCAATGCCTGGTGAGATCGCAACTGCTCCCAGACTCGCTCGAGAATGCCATGAACCAGTTGGCCGCGGTCCAGAGCGTTCAAGCCGGGCTCGGGATCGTCCGGAGCTCTTGCTGCCAGGCGCAACTCGGCAAACGCCCTGAAGGGACAGGCCGCTTGCAGTTTGAACAGGAAGGTTCCGGCCCGGAACGGGACGTCGCCGCAGGGCGGGGCGCGGTGGTCCTGGACGGTCTCCATCCGGGAGGAGCGCCGAAGCAGTTCCGGGTAGCCTGCTGAAGCTGCAAGCCCCAGGTCGGCCTCGACGACTTCCGGCAATGCAGTCAGGAGCGGACTGACTCTCAAATCCGAATCGCCTTTCCGCCGGGGATGGCTGACGATCACGGTTGGAGCGCTCGACAGGAGGCGGGCCGTGAGGGTCCCGGCAAACTCCAGTTCGCGGTCCGGGGACGAGCGGGGCAGGTTGAAACGCCGTTGCAGGCTAAACGGCAGGAACGGATCGGGAGACGGGGCCGCCGGCCAGGCGTTGTCGTGCATCCCCATGATCCAGAGCCGGTCGAAGCGCAGGCCGGAGGCCTCCAACAAACCCAGAATCTGGACAGGCGCCGGCTCGGACTCCGGCTGAAACTGCCTGCTGGAAGCCAGTTGTCTCAACCTGCCGATGGCCGCACCCAGGGAGATGTTCCCGCAGACTCGGTCGAGCCTGGCCAGTTCGGAGAGCAGTTCTCTCCAGACTTCAAGCGTCTGGTACTCCGCACTGTCGATACCGCGGTCTCCCGGCCACCCGACCGCCTGCAGGAATCGGGACAAGGCTGGAGGCCAGTCGCTGGGCATCCGACTGGTCTGCAGGGCCTGGTACTGCTCCGTCCAGGCCGTCAACCGGGACGCGAGCTCGGGACACTGCCGGGAGCCATCGCCGCCGCGGGCCAACCGGATGACGTCTCTCAACGAAACGTAAGGCTCTCCCATGGAACGCAATTCGACGTCGAGCAGGGCGCGTCCGGTCAGTTCCTCGTCGGAACTCTGCAGAAACGGGGATCGCAGGAGTCGGCCGGCGTTCTCGATCGGAACCTTCCAGGGGTCGGTTCCAAGCAGGAGGAATGCCGTGTCAATTATGGGATACCCGCTGGCGGGCAGTCCCAGAGAGATGTTGAACAGCCGCCTCGGGTCGAGGTCCTGCCGCGCCCGGGAGCGGGGATGCAGGGTTTCACCGAAAATCCGCTCAACCTGGCTGCGGCGCCCGCCCAATTCGGGAACGACGACGCCGATTCGAAAATCGGGGGATGCGGCCTCCGGTTCGCTTTCCAGAATTCGGCGCGCCCATTGGGCGGCGGCGCCGATCTCACGAGCAGCATCGACCAGGCCCAGGCGCACGGCCCTGCCGGCGGCTTGGGGGATTTCGCGCTGCCGAACTTCCGTCCCGCGTTGTGACAGGCAGTCGAACAGGCGCTGCTGAGCGGGCGTTGGCTCGAGAAAGCCTGCAAATTCCACTTGCTTGGGGACCGGGAGCTCTCTCCGTTCGATGAGATCCGCTACCAATGCCGGAAGTTCGGCGCCTGACAACCACCCGTTCCGGCGGCAGCGGTGACGAAACTCCTCGACCCAACCCAGGAAGGTTTCGGAATCTTCCTGGTCTCTCCACTCCGAGGCGTCCAGGGGAAGATTCCAGGTGCACACAAGACTCCATGAGGTCAGAGCCGCTTCGGCGGTTCTGGGGACCTCGAGCAGCCCGTCTTCAGGGCCGGAAGGGATGATGTCTTCCCAGATCGCCCGTTCCTCGGCAGGACGGAGGGGGCGTGCGGCGGTCTTCGCCTGTCCGGAAAACAGCCACTCCCTCCACATTTCGGACAGCCACGCCGACAAGGGCAGGATGCCGGGCGTCGGCCAGGACGACCGGCCTGCGGCCTCTTGTTCGCGGTCGTATTCCTGCTGGAGTTCTCGGGCCAGTCGGAGATTCGCGGTGATGACGGTCATATTCGGTGGCTCGAGTCTAGCACGATGAGATGCCCGCGCAAGCCGGGAGGGGACGTTGTTGAATTTCCGGAATACCTCTTTGCAGAGAGCAGGTAGGAAACGTTGTCCTTTTTCAATATCGGGTGCGACTTGGTGAATACTGCTGTCTAGACACAAAAGGCACAATTTGTGATTTTGTGCCTTTTGTGGCCATTCCCGGCAAACGTCCCGCTGCCCGGTCCCGCCTTGACGGGAGAGTGGCGGAAGTCCTATCATTGCGGCAGGGTGAACACGTCTCCATCCGAAATCATTCAACCTACAGGTCGTCTGCCGATGACAGGCTATGGTCGGTCGTTTTCCATGAAAGCCTTGGGGGTATTTCTGCTTGCCTGGGCGGCGGTTCCGGTCGCCATTGGAGCCGAGGAGCCCGAAGAGAAACAGCCCGAGGCCGTCCCCAGCTACTACCGGGACATCCGGCCCGTGATCCAGCAGCACTGCCAGGGCTGCCACCAGCCGGCCATCATGCAGGGGCATCTCGACCTGACGCAGTACCGGACGCTTCTCCGGGGAGGGCACAGCGGTCCGGGCCTGGTCCCGGGAGATCCGGAGAGAAGCCTTCTGATCGCCATGATGGAAGACAGGCGTCCGCCCCTGATGCCGCTGGGCGGTCCGCCGCTGGGCCGGGAAATCATCGACAAGTTTCGAGCCTGGGTGAAAGCAGGCGCCCCCGACGACACTCCCGTCGAGCTCGGCAGGGTTTCGCAGAATGAGCCGCCCGTCTACACCTCGCCTCCCGTGATTACGGCCCTGACCTACTCGCCGGACGGTTCTCTGCTGGCCGTTTCGGGGTACCGGGAGGTTCTGCTGCACCGCTCCGACGGCAGCGGACTGGAAGGCCGCCTGGTGGGGCTCTCCGATCGCATCCAGTCGCTGGCCTTTACCCCCGATGGAAAAACCCTGGTGGCGGGGGGTGGGACGCCGGCCCGTTTCGGCGAGCTTCAGTTCTGGGACGTCGCCTCACGCAAGTTGAAACGCTCGGTCACTGTCTGTCAGGACACTCTCTTCGGGGTGTCCCTCTCACCCGACGGGTCTCGAGTGGCCTTCGGATGCTCCGACAGCACCGTCCGAATCCATGATGTGGCATCGGGGAAGGAATTGCTGAAAACCAACCACCACGAAAACTGGGTCCTGGGGACGCGCTTCGGCATGGATGGCAAGCGTATCGTCTCGGTGGGACGGGATTTCGCCGCCAAGTTGATGCATGCCGAGTCCGGAGCCTTCATCGAGAACCTCAATAAACTGAGGAAGGAACTGGCGGCCGTGACCCGCCATCCCAGCCGGGACCGGGTGGTGGTTGGCGGCGAGGAGCGAATCCCCTACTACTACCATATGGATCGGCCCAAGAAGATCTTTGCGGGCCAGGAAGGCACCTTGATTCGCGCCTTCGAACGCCAGTCCGGAGAAATTTTTGCCCTGGAGTTCAGCGCCGACGGGCAGAGGCTGGCGGTAGCCGGGGCAGGAGCCGAGGCCGCTATTTATGACGTGGAGAGTGGCGAACGTCTGGCGGCCTGCACCGGGCACGAGGCCGGGATCTACACCCTCGCCTTCCACCCGGGAGGCCGGGAGTTGGCCATGGCGGGGTTCGAAGGACGGGTTCGGATCCACGAGGTGGCCTCGGGAAAGCTGTTGCGGGACTTTGTTCCGGTTCCGATGAAAGCGGAGATGGCGGCCTCCGGCCCATAGTTCCGAGGACTTGGCGGGTAGGGAGAAGAGGATGATAAAGAACCACCGACGTGGCTGGAGGGCTTGCCGGAGAACCGGCCTGCTCGGGATCCTGATGCTTGGGGTTCTGGCGTCTTCGGCCCTGGGCGCCGGCCCGGCCCTGAAGCGGCTGGATCCGCCCGGAGCCCAGCGGGGAACCGCCTTCACCCTCACTCTGGTCGGACGTCACCTCCAGGCAGCCGAGATCGTCTCCAACCTGCCGGGCACATTCACTCCCCTGACCTCATCCGCTCAGGGGGCCTCGGCGGGCAAGGCGGAGGAAAAACGGCCCTTCCTGGTGGAGTTGCCGGGCGAAACGCCGGTGGGGCTCTACACCCTGAGGCTTCGCTCTCCCGAGGGGTTGTCCAACGCGCTGCTGTTCAGCGTGGGCGCCCTGCCGGAAGTTTCCGAAGAAGAGTCCCGCCAACCGGTCCACCAGGCCTTGAACAATTCCGTGGAAGGGAGCCAGGCGCTCGAGCTTCCGGCCACGGTTAACGGAACGCTCTCCGGACCCGACCGGGATGTCTACCGCTTCGAGGGCCGTAAAGGGCAACGCCTGGTGATCGAGGTGGAAGCCCGGAGGGCTGGTTCGGCGCTGGATCCGGTCATCCGGCTGTTGACGGCCGAGAAGAAGCAGATCGCCACCTCCAACGATACCCAAGGCCTGGGCGTGGACTGCCGGTTGGACGTCTCCTTGCCCGAATCGGGCCGCTACTACCTGATGCTGCACGACGCACGATTCAGTGAGCAGGAACAGAACTTCTACCGGTTGAAGATCGGGGAGTTCGCCTACGCCGCCGGACTCTTTCCCCTGGGAGGGAGGAGAGGTGAAAAGGTCCCGGTCCGGCTGGTGGGCGGCAACCTCAGGGGATCCAGGGAATTGACGGTGGACTTGAGCCGGGTCGGACCCGCGGCCGATTTCGCCACGGTGCCGGTGCCGGGCCCCCCGGGGAGCCTCCCGCTCCTGTTTGCGGTGGCCGATCTTCCGGAGACTATGGAGCCTCCCGCTGGCGCCGAGGCGAGTCTCGAGCCCGGAACCGTGGTCAACGGACGCATAGAGAAGCCTGGAGAGGTGGACCGTTATCGCCTGGCCGTCAACCCCGGAGAGGAGTGGATGATCCAGTTGGAGGCAGGTGGATTGGGGACCTCGCGCCTCTACGGCAGATTGACCGCCTCCGATGCCGAGGGGAATCGGCTGGCCTCGGCGGGGGACGACATTCCGGAAGTTGCCGTCTTCTCGGCAGTGCTGCGCGGGTTGAGGACCAGTTCCGACCCGTTTCTCAGAGTGAAAGTGCCCGAGGGAGTGCGAGAGTTGCTGGTGGCGGTGGAGGACCTGGTGGAGCGGGGAGGTCCGCTGTTCGGCTACCGGCTCATGGCGCGCCGGCAGGCGGCCGATTTCGTGCTGAGCCTGGCGACGCCCTATCTTAATATTCCGGCCGAAGGGACAGCGGCGGTTGAGGTCAACATTCAGCGCAGGGGGTACCTGGGAGAAATACAGCTCAGCATTGCGGACGCCGGAGAAGACCTGGTGGTCGAAGGCGGGCTGGTTCCGACCGCCTCCCTGGTGCAGGGCGAGAGGGCCCGTTCCGGTTCCGGCCTGCTGACTGTCACTGCCCGCAAGGGTGCGGCGCTGAGGCTGAGAGAATTGTCCGTCTGGGGAGAGGCGGTCCTGGAAAACGGCACACGGCTGCGCCGGAGGGCGAGAGGTCCCGGGTTGATCACCCAGGTTCAAAGCAGCCGGGGAACCGGACGGCCCGATCCCAACAACCGGGACGATCAGGCCCCCTTCGTGGCCCACTGGCTGGGGATGGAGCTCCCGGCCATGGTCTCCAATTCCCCCCTGGCCGCCCTGAAGGTGGAGGGCCCCGAGACTATCCGGCTGGTCCAGGGAATGCAGACTCAGTTGCCGTGGAAGTTCGAGAGTGCCGTGCCCGGTCTTCGCCCCCCGGAAAGGGTTGTCGCCAGTACGCCCGGATCTCGAGAAGTGAACACGAGGGTGGGCGAGGTCGGCGCCAGGTACATCAGCGAGGGATGGCTGAGGATCGGCACCACGGTGGGAACGCCTGTCCTGAAGTTCAACTTGGTTCTGTCCGGTCCGCTGGACGTGGATGGCACCCCGGCCACTGTTTACTCAAGGGTCATGACAGTTGACGTGGTGCCGGGATACCGCCTGAGCCTGGCGGGCGAAGGGATCGGGTTGAGTCCGGGTGGGGACGGGGAACTGCTGGGCAGGGTTGAACGGGAACCGGCCTTCAAGCAGCCGGTGAGCATCCGGCCGGAAAACTTTCCACAGGGTGTGTCCTGTCCCCCGCTGGAAGTTCCCGCCGATGAAGACGTATTTCGAGTGGAGTGCCGGGCGGAAGACTCGGCCACTCCCGGTGAGTATGAGTTCGAGATCACTTCCTCCTCCATGTTGGCGGGGAGAGAAAAGGAAAAGGTTCCCTACAGCATTGCTCCTCTGCGCTCCAAAATCGTGGTTTCAGCCGGGGAGGATACTGCCAGGGTTCTCCCGATCGAGAGGTAAGCGTTTCATGGTTTCAAAGCCGATAACGACCTGTCTTTGGGTGGGCAGCCTCATGCTGACATTTGCCGGCACGGGTCTGACGGACGGTGACGGTTCGACCGCGCCGCCGGCTGAAATCCGCGAGCTGCAAGTCCGGCCCGGCGGTCTGGTTTTCAGCAGGCCGGGAGAATTGCGCAGAATCCTGGTCACCGGTATCTCCGTCGACGGCGAGCGGCTGGACTTGACGGAAACGGCCCGGATCGAGTCGCAAGGCGGGATCGTCGAGTTGGGACCGGACAGTTATCTGCGGGCGGTGGAGGAAGGAGAGACCCGGGTGACGGTTCGGGCCGGCGGACATTCGGCCGAGATCGACGTGCGGGTAGACGCCTCACCCGGTGCCACAAGGACCACTTTTCTGCGGGACGTCCTGCCCATCATGAACAAGGTGGGATGTTCGCAGGGCGTCTGCCACGGGGCAGCCAAGGGCAAGAACGGTTTCAAGCTCTCCCTGCGGGGCTATGATGCTGAGTTCGACTATCAGGCGCTTCTCTTCGAGATGTCCGGCCGGCGCTTCAATCGAGCCGACCCGCCTCAGAGCCTGATGCTGGCCAAGCCCACCCAGCAGGTCGCCCACGGAGGCGGATTGCGGTTGAAGCCGGGTTCTTCCTACTACAACGCCATCCTGGAATGGATCGATCAGGAGGTTCCCTTTGGCGATCCCAAGTCGGACCGGGTGGTGGAGCTCAAGGTCCATCCGGGGGAGATCTTCATGCACGCCCCGGGGCGCAGCCAGCAGGTGGTGGTGGTGGCCCGCTACGCGGACGGATCGAGCCGGGACGTGACCCGGGAGTCCCACCTCGGTAGCAGCAACGGGGAGGCGGTGGCCGTGGAGGGGAGCGGGGTGAAGGGCATCCGTAGCGGAGAGTCGACCCTAATGGTTCGATACGAGGGTCAGTTCGAGATGGTTCCCGTGACCGTTCTCAACCCCCGGACCGGGTTCGTCTGGGCGGCCTTGCCCCAGTACAACTATATCGATGAACGGGTCGACAGTAAGCTGAAGCGGCTCAGGATACAACCCTCAGCGCTGGCCGAGGACGCCGAGTTCCTGCGCCGGGTCAGCCTGGATCTGACCGGCAAGACCCCTGAGCCGGAGCGGATTCGAACCTTTGTTCAGGATCCGACCGAGACCCACCGGAAGCGTTCCCGCGCCATCGATGAGCTGATCCGCAGCCAGGCCTACGCCGACTACTGGACCCTGAAGTGGGGCGATCTGCTGCGCAGCAATCGCAAGTTCATGAGCTACAAGGGCATGTGGGCCTTCCGCGAGTGGCTGCGCCAGTCCATTGCCGACAACAAGCCCTACGACGAGCTGGTTCAAGAACTGCTCACCTCCAAGGGGAGCACCTTCGAGAATCCGGCGGCCAACTTCTTTCTCTCGGCTCGTGGCCCCACAGCCGCCATGGAGACCACCACCCAGCTCTTTCTGGGGGTTCGGATGGTCTGTGCCCAGTGCCACGACCATCCCTTTGAAAAGTGGACCCAGAACCAGTATTTCGAAATGGCTGCCTTCTTCTCTGCTATCGGGGTGCGGCCGGGATTCGAAAGCGGCGAGGAAGTGGTCTATCTCAAGCGGGTCGAAAACGAGTTGAAGCACCCCAAGGACGGGCGAGTGGTGAATCCCCGGTTTCTGGTTGCGTCCGGCACCCCGCCATCCATACCCGCGGCGGCCGAGGGAGACCGCCGGCCGGCCCTGGTCGAGTGGCTTACTTCGAGGGAGAATCCTT containing:
- a CDS encoding PD-(D/E)XK nuclease family protein, which translates into the protein MTVITANLRLARELQQEYDREQEAAGRSSWPTPGILPLSAWLSEMWREWLFSGQAKTAARPLRPAEERAIWEDIIPSGPEDGLLEVPRTAEAALTSWSLVCTWNLPLDASEWRDQEDSETFLGWVEEFRHRCRRNGWLSGAELPALVADLIERRELPVPKQVEFAGFLEPTPAQQRLFDCLSQRGTEVRQREIPQAAGRAVRLGLVDAAREIGAAAQWARRILESEPEAASPDFRIGVVVPELGGRRSQVERIFGETLHPRSRARQDLDPRRLFNISLGLPASGYPIIDTAFLLLGTDPWKVPIENAGRLLRSPFLQSSDEELTGRALLDVELRSMGEPYVSLRDVIRLARGGDGSRQCPELASRLTAWTEQYQALQTSRMPSDWPPALSRFLQAVGWPGDRGIDSAEYQTLEVWRELLSELARLDRVCGNISLGAAIGRLRQLASSRQFQPESEPAPVQILGLLEASGLRFDRLWIMGMHDNAWPAAPSPDPFLPFSLQRRFNLPRSSPDRELEFAGTLTARLLSSAPTVIVSHPRRKGDSDLRVSPLLTALPEVVEADLGLAASAGYPELLRRSSRMETVQDHRAPPCGDVPFRAGTFLFKLQAACPFRAFAELRLAARAPDDPEPGLNALDRGQLVHGILERVWEQLRSHQALVTIGEKELAELVRSQAGSEIREFARFRRILRNTRFAAIEQKRLERVIGQWLVLEKQRQAFTMLEQEEGRRVTLGGLRMNIRADRVDRLESGELVILDYKTGECRPSDWDGPRPDEPQLPIYAATAGAPVAGVFFGSLKTGAFGFRGLAGSAGIVPDVKVPDEQPPLEETIEEWREVLDRLGRGFRAGEAVVDPKDPRKTCRHCALPALCRIGQAPAEPEGGHD
- a CDS encoding PPC domain-containing protein translates to MIKNHRRGWRACRRTGLLGILMLGVLASSALGAGPALKRLDPPGAQRGTAFTLTLVGRHLQAAEIVSNLPGTFTPLTSSAQGASAGKAEEKRPFLVELPGETPVGLYTLRLRSPEGLSNALLFSVGALPEVSEEESRQPVHQALNNSVEGSQALELPATVNGTLSGPDRDVYRFEGRKGQRLVIEVEARRAGSALDPVIRLLTAEKKQIATSNDTQGLGVDCRLDVSLPESGRYYLMLHDARFSEQEQNFYRLKIGEFAYAAGLFPLGGRRGEKVPVRLVGGNLRGSRELTVDLSRVGPAADFATVPVPGPPGSLPLLFAVADLPETMEPPAGAEASLEPGTVVNGRIEKPGEVDRYRLAVNPGEEWMIQLEAGGLGTSRLYGRLTASDAEGNRLASAGDDIPEVAVFSAVLRGLRTSSDPFLRVKVPEGVRELLVAVEDLVERGGPLFGYRLMARRQAADFVLSLATPYLNIPAEGTAAVEVNIQRRGYLGEIQLSIADAGEDLVVEGGLVPTASLVQGERARSGSGLLTVTARKGAALRLRELSVWGEAVLENGTRLRRRARGPGLITQVQSSRGTGRPDPNNRDDQAPFVAHWLGMELPAMVSNSPLAALKVEGPETIRLVQGMQTQLPWKFESAVPGLRPPERVVASTPGSREVNTRVGEVGARYISEGWLRIGTTVGTPVLKFNLVLSGPLDVDGTPATVYSRVMTVDVVPGYRLSLAGEGIGLSPGGDGELLGRVEREPAFKQPVSIRPENFPQGVSCPPLEVPADEDVFRVECRAEDSATPGEYEFEITSSSMLAGREKEKVPYSIAPLRSKIVVSAGEDTARVLPIER
- a CDS encoding DUF1549 and DUF1553 domain-containing protein; protein product: MLTFAGTGLTDGDGSTAPPAEIRELQVRPGGLVFSRPGELRRILVTGISVDGERLDLTETARIESQGGIVELGPDSYLRAVEEGETRVTVRAGGHSAEIDVRVDASPGATRTTFLRDVLPIMNKVGCSQGVCHGAAKGKNGFKLSLRGYDAEFDYQALLFEMSGRRFNRADPPQSLMLAKPTQQVAHGGGLRLKPGSSYYNAILEWIDQEVPFGDPKSDRVVELKVHPGEIFMHAPGRSQQVVVVARYADGSSRDVTRESHLGSSNGEAVAVEGSGVKGIRSGESTLMVRYEGQFEMVPVTVLNPRTGFVWAALPQYNYIDERVDSKLKRLRIQPSALAEDAEFLRRVSLDLTGKTPEPERIRTFVQDPTETHRKRSRAIDELIRSQAYADYWTLKWGDLLRSNRKFMSYKGMWAFREWLRQSIADNKPYDELVQELLTSKGSTFENPAANFFLSARGPTAAMETTTQLFLGVRMVCAQCHDHPFEKWTQNQYFEMAAFFSAIGVRPGFESGEEVVYLKRVENELKHPKDGRVVNPRFLVASGTPPSIPAAAEGDRRPALVEWLTSRENPFFARAIVNRVWSYFFHRGIISPVDDIRASNPPVNEALLEALAKDFEKHDFDLQHLMRTITNSRVYQTTFRTNPWNRHDDRNFSHQIPRRLGAEPLADAIALATGVRFELPEMPEDYSAVQVPDPHVGKGGFLDLFGRPQREEPCECERRSDVSLSHALNLVNGPTLADAVSAPEGRIATLIQQGKSDRQLIENLHLATVSRSPTPQEMQVGVNHLNHSESRAAGAQDLLWALLNSNGFLFNR